From Rhodococcus sp. B7740, one genomic window encodes:
- a CDS encoding PPA1309 family protein — protein MAEALARCAREVADFVDAGGWHQAPQMFALVPTAALAAAEPGLLDDLAGGAALTPIQQHSLPEDITGGSPALDEFLATSTWPEGVVGCALVQEIVVLPPTAESTLDDALMPLLADPDAADEAARSAAENHPEKRDARLIVAVLKDGPSLTLLQLHPDEDADPFAPIDLRIAEDLAPNVVHGLYATFDVVDDD, from the coding sequence GTGGCGGAGGCTCTGGCTCGATGTGCCCGCGAGGTCGCGGATTTCGTCGACGCGGGCGGATGGCACCAGGCCCCGCAGATGTTCGCGTTGGTGCCGACCGCAGCGCTCGCCGCGGCCGAGCCCGGCCTGCTCGACGATCTCGCCGGCGGTGCCGCACTGACGCCGATCCAGCAGCACTCGCTGCCCGAGGACATCACCGGCGGCTCCCCCGCACTGGACGAGTTCCTCGCCACCTCCACGTGGCCCGAGGGTGTGGTCGGATGCGCCCTGGTTCAGGAGATAGTCGTGCTTCCACCGACTGCCGAATCGACCCTCGACGATGCCTTGATGCCGTTGCTCGCAGATCCCGATGCAGCCGACGAAGCCGCACGCTCGGCCGCCGAGAACCATCCCGAGAAACGGGATGCTCGGTTGATCGTCGCGGTGCTCAAGGACGGCCCGTCCCTGACGTTGCTGCAGTTGCACCCGGACGAGGACGCCGATCCCTTCGCGCCCATCGACCTTCGCATCGCCGAGGATCTGGCCCCCAACGTCGTGCACGGCCTCTACGCAACGTTCGACGTCGTCGACGACGACTAG
- a CDS encoding YciI family protein encodes MKYILLINADTTPGAAPGCSSVEDWMTYEKEMKEAGVFVSGYAMADLTTATAVRVDPRTEERTVTDGPYAESHEVLGGYDVIDVPDLDAALEWAARCPGSKDGGAVIVRPLAEF; translated from the coding sequence ATGAAGTACATCCTCTTGATCAACGCCGACACCACGCCCGGAGCAGCACCGGGCTGCAGCAGTGTCGAGGACTGGATGACCTACGAGAAAGAGATGAAGGAAGCCGGCGTCTTCGTCTCCGGGTACGCCATGGCCGATCTGACGACCGCAACCGCGGTGCGCGTCGATCCGCGCACCGAGGAACGGACCGTCACCGACGGCCCGTACGCCGAGTCGCACGAGGTTCTCGGCGGCTACGACGTGATCGACGTCCCCGACCTGGACGCGGCACTCGAGTGGGCGGCCCGATGCCCGGGCTCCAAGGACGGCGGCGCGGTGATCGTGCGGCCCCTTGCAGAATTCTGA
- a CDS encoding zinc-dependent metalloprotease: MSNFGFGAPDDDPDKKKDPDGSGNPAGFGFGAEGFDPAQLGQMLTQFGQMLSGMGAAGGTGSGPVNYDLAKQLARQQMGDFSPVSAGEREAVTDAAHLAELWLDGATTLPAGATKTVAWTPVDWLDNTIGTWKRLCDPVAEQISGMWTSGLPAEAQQMAGPMMGMLTQMGGMAFGSQLGQALGQLSKEVLTSTDIGLPLGPSGTAALLPSAIASFSEGLEQPDREVLVFLAAREAAHQRLYSHVPWLRQRVLATVEEYARGIRMDFSAIEEAAAGLDPSALTDPSKIEAILQQGAFEPQTTPEQKHALERLETLLALVEGWVETVVAAALGDRLPGAVALGETIRRRRASGGPAEQTFATLVGLELRPRKVREAADLWRQLLAAADIEGRDGVWAHPDLLPDSSDLDNPAAFIDRVVGGGTSNFDDPIAQLEAMEAKEAEERAERAAENDDKGTDDGPDRGSSTT, translated from the coding sequence ATGAGCAATTTTGGTTTCGGTGCCCCCGACGACGACCCGGACAAGAAGAAGGATCCGGACGGCTCCGGCAACCCTGCCGGCTTCGGGTTCGGTGCGGAGGGCTTCGACCCCGCACAGCTGGGCCAGATGCTCACCCAGTTCGGTCAGATGCTCAGCGGAATGGGAGCTGCGGGCGGAACCGGTTCGGGGCCGGTGAACTACGACCTGGCCAAGCAGCTGGCACGCCAGCAGATGGGCGATTTCAGCCCGGTGTCGGCGGGCGAACGGGAGGCCGTCACCGACGCCGCGCACCTCGCCGAGCTGTGGCTGGACGGGGCGACGACGCTGCCTGCCGGTGCCACGAAGACCGTTGCCTGGACACCGGTCGACTGGCTCGACAACACGATCGGCACCTGGAAGCGCCTGTGCGACCCCGTCGCCGAGCAGATTTCGGGGATGTGGACATCCGGACTGCCCGCCGAGGCCCAGCAGATGGCCGGGCCGATGATGGGCATGCTGACGCAGATGGGCGGGATGGCGTTCGGCTCGCAGCTCGGCCAAGCTCTCGGCCAGCTGTCCAAGGAGGTGCTGACGTCCACGGACATCGGCCTGCCCCTCGGACCGTCGGGGACGGCGGCGTTGTTGCCGTCGGCCATCGCGTCGTTCAGTGAGGGGCTCGAGCAGCCCGACCGTGAGGTGTTGGTGTTCCTCGCCGCTCGTGAAGCCGCCCATCAGCGGCTCTACAGCCACGTCCCGTGGTTGCGACAGCGGGTTCTGGCCACCGTCGAGGAGTACGCCCGCGGCATCAGGATGGACTTCTCGGCCATCGAGGAGGCCGCCGCAGGACTCGACCCGTCCGCGCTGACCGATCCGTCGAAGATCGAGGCGATCCTGCAGCAGGGTGCCTTCGAGCCCCAGACGACGCCGGAGCAGAAGCACGCACTCGAGCGTCTGGAGACACTGCTCGCCCTGGTCGAAGGATGGGTCGAAACGGTGGTGGCGGCCGCTCTCGGCGACCGTCTGCCCGGTGCCGTCGCGCTCGGCGAAACCATCCGTCGCCGCAGGGCGTCGGGAGGCCCGGCCGAACAGACCTTCGCGACGCTGGTCGGCCTCGAACTGCGCCCCCGCAAGGTCCGCGAGGCAGCCGATCTGTGGCGTCAGCTCCTCGCCGCCGCCGACATCGAGGGGCGTGACGGCGTGTGGGCACACCCCGATCTGCTGCCCGACTCGTCGGATCTCGACAATCCCGCGGCGTTCATCGACCGAGTGGTCGGTGGTGGAACATCGAACTTCGACGACCCGATCGCGCAGCTCGAAGCAATGGAGGCCAAGGAGGCCGAAGAGCGCGCCGAGCGCGCTGCGGAGAACGACGACAAGGGCACCGACGACGGTCCCGACAGAGGTTCATCCACAACCTGA
- a CDS encoding transglycosylase family protein — MTTQNDFGKRALGLVAIAGAAVAIPLGVSAGTANAASNNWDAVAQCESGGNWSINTGNGYYGGLQFSQSTWTANGGTGSPANASKAEQIRVAENTLQSQGPGAWPVCGQQLTKGASTPEPEAAPAPAPQPAPAPAPAPVVAPEAAAATQAAQGVFDAASKLADQYGLSTQFQHLVAANAPVLAPIGR; from the coding sequence ATGACCACACAGAACGATTTCGGCAAGCGCGCTCTCGGATTGGTCGCCATCGCAGGTGCCGCCGTAGCAATCCCCCTCGGCGTTTCAGCCGGAACCGCCAACGCAGCCTCGAACAACTGGGACGCAGTCGCACAGTGCGAGAGCGGTGGCAACTGGAGCATCAACACCGGAAACGGCTACTACGGTGGCCTGCAGTTCTCGCAGAGCACCTGGACGGCCAACGGCGGAACCGGATCGCCGGCCAACGCATCCAAGGCCGAGCAGATCCGCGTCGCGGAGAACACCCTGCAGAGTCAGGGACCGGGCGCATGGCCCGTGTGCGGTCAGCAACTGACCAAGGGTGCCTCCACTCCCGAGCCCGAGGCAGCTCCCGCACCGGCTCCGCAGCCGGCTCCCGCACCGGCACCGGCACCGGTCGTGGCCCCCGAGGCCGCAGCAGCCACGCAGGCTGCACAGGGCGTGTTCGACGCGGCGTCCAAGCTCGCCGACCAGTACGGCCTGAGCACTCAGTTCCAGCACCTCGTTGCAGCGAACGCCCCGGTGCTCGCGCCCATCGGACGCTGA
- a CDS encoding RNA polymerase sigma factor yields the protein MQDSSVNESGVHRALESIFRAERSILLASLVQRYRDLDLAEEVTSDAIESALKHWPVDGVPSRPGAWLLTTARRKAVDRLRRDQNLAAKVGVLQADTDRSEPSSPNSLDDALPDDRLQLFFTCAHPALAAGDRLALTLRCLAGLGTGEVARALLIPPATAAQRIVRAKNKIRAARIPFRLPGPDELAGRVPMVLEVVYSIFTEGYSATSGESVGRVDLVTEAIGMGRLLHTALPTEPEVAGLLALMLLIDARSDARTDSDGDIVLLADQDRGLWNAEIITEGTELVVEALSGGRGGPYAVQAAIAALHAESPDTDNTDWPQIVALYDVLMTRTPNAIVAMNRAVALAMCDGPEPGLRELDRLADEASLRRYHPYPMARADLLQRLDRFEEAAVEYRRALDFARTAPEKRLLRRRLTEVSTCRGQADRTAPT from the coding sequence ATGCAGGATTCCTCGGTGAACGAGTCGGGGGTTCATCGAGCGCTCGAATCGATCTTCCGAGCCGAGCGCTCGATTCTGCTCGCCTCGTTGGTACAGCGGTACCGCGACCTCGACCTCGCCGAGGAAGTGACCTCGGACGCCATCGAATCGGCCCTGAAACACTGGCCGGTCGATGGCGTCCCGTCACGGCCGGGGGCGTGGCTACTCACCACTGCCCGCCGGAAAGCGGTCGATCGGCTGCGCCGCGATCAAAACCTGGCCGCCAAGGTCGGAGTGCTGCAGGCGGATACGGATCGCAGCGAACCGAGCAGCCCGAATTCGCTCGACGATGCTCTGCCCGACGACCGGCTGCAGTTGTTCTTCACGTGTGCACACCCGGCGCTTGCGGCCGGTGACCGACTCGCGTTGACGCTTCGATGCTTGGCTGGTCTCGGTACCGGCGAGGTGGCCCGTGCGTTGCTCATCCCTCCGGCCACGGCGGCGCAGCGAATTGTGCGGGCCAAGAACAAGATTCGAGCCGCACGGATTCCGTTTCGCCTCCCGGGCCCGGACGAGCTGGCAGGCAGGGTGCCGATGGTGCTCGAGGTGGTCTATTCGATCTTCACCGAGGGCTATTCGGCGACCTCGGGTGAGAGTGTCGGGCGAGTCGATCTCGTCACCGAAGCCATCGGTATGGGACGACTTCTCCACACCGCACTGCCGACCGAGCCCGAGGTGGCAGGCCTGCTGGCGTTGATGCTGCTCATCGACGCCAGAAGCGACGCTCGCACCGACTCGGATGGCGACATCGTGCTGTTGGCAGATCAGGACCGTGGACTCTGGAACGCCGAGATCATCACCGAAGGGACGGAACTCGTGGTCGAGGCCCTCAGCGGCGGCCGGGGCGGTCCGTACGCCGTGCAGGCGGCCATCGCTGCGCTGCATGCAGAATCACCCGACACCGACAACACGGACTGGCCCCAGATCGTTGCGCTGTACGACGTGCTCATGACACGGACACCGAATGCGATCGTCGCGATGAACAGGGCAGTCGCACTGGCGATGTGCGACGGTCCCGAGCCCGGTCTGCGAGAGCTCGACCGGCTTGCCGACGAGGCGTCGTTGCGCCGATATCATCCGTACCCCATGGCGAGAGCCGATCTGCTGCAACGACTCGACAGGTTCGAGGAGGCGGCGGTGGAGTATCGCCGTGCGTTGGATTTCGCCCGAACCGCACCGGAGAAACGCCTGCTCCGACGTCGGCTCACGGAAGTGAGCACCTGCCGCGGTCAGGCCGACAGAACCGCGCCCACCTGA
- a CDS encoding acyl-CoA dehydrogenase family protein, which translates to MINLELPKKLRAQANQAHQVAAEIFRPISRKYDLAEHEYPVELDTMASMVEGMSDAGGEIGGAAGGREKDSESAKPSKTANANGGNMSALVNVIETCWGDVGLTLSIPYQGLGNSAIAAVSTDEQLERFGKVWASMAITEPSFGSDSAAVTTTAVLDGDEWVLNGEKIYVTAGERSTHIVVWATVDKSLGRAAIKSFVVPRDAPGLSVARLEHKLGIKASDTAALLLEDCRIPKDNLLGTAEVNVEKGFAGVMQTFDNTRPLVAGMAIGVARAALEELRSILVDAGVDISYETPAYNQHAAAAEFLRLEADWEAAHLLALRAAWMADNKAPNSLQASMSKAKAGRSAVDITLKAVELAGTYGYSERPLLEKWSRDSKILDIFEGTQQIQQLIVARRVLGKSSAELK; encoded by the coding sequence ATGATCAATCTTGAACTTCCCAAGAAGCTTCGGGCGCAGGCGAATCAGGCTCACCAGGTCGCTGCCGAGATCTTCCGCCCGATTTCCCGCAAGTACGACCTCGCCGAGCACGAGTACCCGGTCGAGCTCGACACCATGGCGTCGATGGTCGAAGGCATGTCCGACGCCGGTGGCGAAATCGGCGGAGCCGCCGGTGGCCGCGAGAAGGACAGCGAGTCGGCCAAGCCCAGCAAGACCGCGAACGCCAACGGCGGCAACATGTCTGCCCTGGTGAACGTGATCGAGACCTGCTGGGGCGACGTCGGCCTGACGCTGTCGATCCCCTACCAGGGCCTGGGCAACTCGGCCATCGCAGCGGTGTCCACCGACGAGCAGCTCGAGCGCTTCGGCAAGGTGTGGGCCTCGATGGCCATCACCGAGCCCAGCTTCGGCTCGGACTCCGCAGCGGTGACCACCACCGCCGTCCTCGACGGTGACGAGTGGGTACTCAACGGCGAGAAGATCTACGTCACCGCCGGTGAGCGTTCCACCCACATCGTCGTATGGGCGACGGTCGACAAGTCGCTCGGCCGCGCGGCCATCAAGTCGTTCGTCGTTCCGCGTGACGCACCGGGCCTGTCGGTTGCACGTCTCGAGCACAAGTTGGGCATCAAGGCGTCCGACACCGCTGCGCTGCTGCTCGAGGATTGCCGCATCCCGAAGGACAATTTGCTCGGCACCGCCGAGGTGAACGTCGAAAAGGGCTTCGCAGGCGTCATGCAGACCTTCGACAACACCCGCCCCCTGGTGGCCGGTATGGCCATCGGTGTGGCGCGGGCGGCGCTCGAAGAGCTGCGATCGATCCTGGTCGATGCCGGAGTCGACATCTCATATGAGACACCCGCCTACAACCAGCACGCGGCGGCTGCAGAGTTCCTCCGCCTCGAAGCGGACTGGGAAGCAGCACATCTGCTCGCTTTGCGGGCAGCGTGGATGGCCGACAACAAGGCGCCCAACTCGCTGCAGGCGTCGATGTCGAAGGCCAAGGCGGGCCGCTCGGCAGTCGACATCACCCTCAAGGCAGTGGAACTCGCCGGTACCTACGGCTACTCCGAGCGCCCGCTGCTCGAGAAGTGGAGCCGCGACTCCAAGATTCTCGATATCTTCGAGGGAACTCAGCAGATCCAGCAGCTGATCGTTGCTCGTCGAGTACTCGGGAAGTCGTCCGCAGAACTGAAGTGA
- a CDS encoding UPF0182 family protein translates to MGMRPPTGMPSLSRRSRILLVLALVAAGLLLIGPRLIDVYTNWLWFGEVDFRGVYTTTLLTRLVIFLVVSLVVGLIVFAALLLAYRNRPVFVPVAGPNDPIARYRTTVMSRLRLFGIGIPVVFGFLSGMIAQTNWVTVQLFLHGGDFGMTDPQFNLDVGFYSFDLPFYRFILNWLFVAVLVAFFANLVTQYVFGGIRLAGREGALTRAARIQLAVLAGSFVLLKAVAYWFDRYTLLSSSRKEPTFTGASFTDINAVLPAKLILLAIAVICAIAFFAAIFLRDLRIPALATALLVLSSILIGAVWPMVMEQFSVRPNAADKESTYIERNIAATRAAYGLTDDVVTYRNYSGEAALSPGEVASESATMSNIRLLDPNILAPTFTQQRQIRNFYGFPDTLAVDRYPDADGNLRDYVVAAREISPQTLDANQRDWINRHTVFTHGNGFVAAPANSVDEAVADESSGGRGGYPNYQVNWIENDSEGTIRKDGPGDLDQPRIYFGPVIANSDADYSIVGSTGEPREYDTDSKSYTYTGAAGVDVGNFFNRLVFASKYAERNILFSSVIGDESKILFNRDPRDRVQKVAPWLTTDGSTYPAIVEGKLVWIIDGYTTLDNFPYAQRMSLEDATADSIESTTTRALPSREVSYIRNSVKATVDAYDGTVKLYEQDENDPVLKAWEGVFPGTVIPKDQVSDELRDHFRYPEDLFKVQRELLTKYHVNDPREFFTNNAFWEVPTDPTAENTAAKQPPYYVVASDISNEENQASFQLTSALVGYRREVLGAYVSADSDPENYGKITVLRLPTDTSTQGPNQVQNQMTTTTDVSESLGIVRRENTVEFGNLLTLPVGNGGLIYVEPVYASRTNEASAYPQLIRVLVSYEGRVGYAATLPEAIEQVFGAGAGRTVTAPGETDGNTQPGAVPETAPSDGGTPAATPAPATGGSATRDAAVSGLNAALSAVRSAQQSGNLAELGTALENLQTAVDTYNRAGN, encoded by the coding sequence GTGGGCATGAGGCCCCCCACCGGTATGCCGTCCTTGTCGCGGCGAAGCCGGATCTTGCTCGTATTGGCCTTGGTGGCAGCAGGTTTGCTACTCATCGGTCCCCGTCTGATCGACGTGTACACCAATTGGCTGTGGTTCGGCGAAGTCGACTTCCGTGGCGTGTACACCACCACTCTGCTGACGCGGTTGGTGATCTTCCTCGTCGTTTCCCTCGTCGTCGGACTCATCGTTTTCGCGGCACTGCTGTTGGCGTACCGCAATCGGCCGGTGTTCGTTCCGGTCGCCGGTCCCAACGATCCGATCGCGCGGTACCGCACCACGGTGATGAGCCGTCTGCGCCTGTTCGGCATCGGAATTCCGGTGGTGTTCGGTTTCCTCTCCGGCATGATCGCCCAGACCAACTGGGTGACGGTCCAGCTGTTCCTGCACGGCGGGGACTTCGGGATGACCGATCCACAGTTCAATCTCGACGTCGGGTTCTACTCGTTCGATCTGCCGTTCTACCGATTCATCCTGAACTGGCTCTTCGTCGCCGTCCTGGTCGCGTTCTTCGCGAACTTGGTGACGCAGTACGTATTCGGCGGAATCCGGCTCGCCGGACGTGAGGGAGCCCTCACTCGCGCAGCGCGGATCCAGCTCGCCGTCCTGGCGGGCAGCTTCGTTCTGCTCAAGGCCGTGGCGTACTGGTTCGACCGCTACACCCTGCTGTCGAGCAGTCGGAAAGAACCGACGTTCACCGGTGCCAGCTTCACCGACATCAATGCGGTGTTGCCGGCCAAACTGATCCTGCTCGCGATCGCCGTGATCTGTGCCATCGCGTTCTTCGCAGCGATCTTCCTGCGTGATCTTCGAATTCCGGCGTTGGCCACTGCGCTGCTGGTGCTCTCGTCGATCCTGATCGGTGCCGTCTGGCCGATGGTGATGGAGCAGTTCTCGGTGCGCCCGAACGCGGCGGACAAGGAGAGCACGTACATCGAGCGGAACATCGCGGCCACCAGAGCCGCGTACGGACTGACCGACGACGTGGTCACTTATCGGAACTACTCCGGTGAGGCGGCGTTGAGCCCCGGCGAGGTGGCGTCGGAGTCGGCCACGATGTCTAACATCCGTCTGCTCGACCCGAACATCCTCGCGCCCACGTTCACCCAGCAGCGTCAGATCCGTAACTTCTACGGATTCCCCGACACTCTGGCCGTCGACCGGTACCCCGATGCCGACGGCAACCTGCGCGACTATGTCGTTGCTGCCCGTGAGATCTCACCGCAGACCCTCGACGCGAACCAGCGAGACTGGATCAACCGCCACACCGTGTTCACGCACGGCAACGGTTTCGTCGCAGCGCCGGCCAACTCCGTCGACGAGGCCGTCGCCGACGAATCCAGCGGCGGGCGCGGCGGTTACCCGAACTACCAGGTCAACTGGATCGAGAACGACTCCGAGGGCACCATCCGAAAGGACGGGCCCGGCGACCTGGACCAGCCGCGCATCTACTTCGGCCCGGTCATCGCGAACTCCGACGCGGACTACTCGATCGTCGGTTCCACCGGCGAGCCTCGCGAGTACGACACCGACAGCAAGAGCTATACCTACACCGGTGCAGCAGGTGTCGACGTCGGCAACTTCTTCAACCGGCTCGTCTTCGCCAGCAAGTACGCCGAGCGCAACATCCTGTTCTCGAGCGTGATCGGCGACGAGTCGAAGATTCTGTTCAACCGTGACCCCCGTGACCGCGTTCAGAAGGTCGCACCGTGGTTGACCACCGACGGATCGACCTACCCGGCGATCGTCGAGGGCAAACTCGTCTGGATCATCGACGGGTACACCACGCTGGACAACTTCCCGTACGCCCAGCGGATGTCGCTCGAGGACGCCACGGCCGACAGCATCGAGTCGACGACGACACGTGCGCTGCCGAGCCGAGAGGTGTCGTACATCCGAAACTCGGTGAAGGCCACCGTCGATGCCTACGACGGCACCGTCAAGCTCTACGAGCAGGACGAGAACGATCCCGTGCTCAAGGCCTGGGAAGGCGTGTTCCCGGGAACCGTCATCCCCAAGGACCAGGTGTCCGACGAGCTTCGTGATCACTTCCGTTACCCGGAAGATCTGTTCAAGGTTCAGCGTGAACTGCTGACCAAGTACCACGTCAACGATCCGCGAGAGTTCTTCACCAACAACGCGTTCTGGGAAGTTCCGACCGATCCGACCGCAGAGAACACCGCGGCCAAGCAGCCTCCGTACTACGTCGTCGCATCCGACATCTCCAACGAGGAGAATCAGGCGTCGTTCCAGCTGACCAGTGCGCTGGTCGGATATCGCCGAGAGGTGCTGGGCGCGTACGTCAGTGCGGATTCGGACCCGGAGAACTACGGCAAGATCACCGTGTTGCGATTGCCGACCGATACGTCGACTCAGGGTCCCAATCAGGTGCAGAACCAGATGACGACCACGACGGACGTATCCGAGAGTCTCGGCATCGTGCGCCGTGAGAACACCGTGGAGTTCGGCAACCTGCTGACACTTCCGGTCGGCAACGGTGGATTGATCTACGTGGAGCCGGTGTACGCCTCTCGAACCAACGAGGCGTCCGCTTATCCGCAGTTGATTCGAGTACTCGTCTCGTACGAGGGCCGCGTCGGGTACGCCGCGACACTGCCCGAGGCCATCGAGCAGGTGTTCGGAGCGGGTGCCGGACGCACGGTCACCGCACCCGGTGAGACCGACGGAAATACGCAGCCCGGCGCTGTTCCAGAAACCGCGCCGTCCGACGGTGGCACGCCTGCGGCAACTCCTGCCCCCGCCACCGGCGGTTCGGCGACGAGGGATGCTGCCGTTTCCGGTTTGAACGCTGCACTCTCCGCTGTGCGCTCTGCGCAGCAGAGCGGAAATCTGGCGGAACTCGGCACTGCGCTCGAGAACCTGCAGACCGCGGTCGACACGTACAACCGGGCCGGCAACTGA
- a CDS encoding YlbL family protein: MNRRIATLVAALVPVVVLGVTGSVVTVPFAALGPGPTYNTLGDVDGVPVVQIDGTEVDPTAGHLNMTTVAVRDQLNLFEALGFWASGRQGLVPREEVYPPDMTKEEVQEGNQADFEQSESSAELAALHHLDLPVSLAVASVAEDGPAAGVLNVGDTLVSVGGTPVVTASAVREAVSSRAPGDSLDIEYVRDGSTQTSAVVLGARPDDASLGYLGVTPEEQPDVPFDVKFNLADVGGPSAGLMFSLAVVDKLSPGELSNGEFVAGTGTIDADGTVGPIGGIPYKLIAAREAGATTFLVPDANCGEAEQNVPDGLRLVRVESLDSAVDALQAIGSGGDAPSCS; this comes from the coding sequence GTGAACCGAAGGATCGCCACTCTCGTCGCTGCGCTGGTGCCCGTGGTGGTGCTGGGCGTCACCGGCTCGGTCGTCACCGTTCCCTTCGCCGCACTCGGCCCCGGACCGACGTACAACACTCTCGGCGACGTCGACGGGGTGCCCGTGGTGCAGATCGACGGAACCGAGGTCGACCCGACGGCGGGTCACTTGAACATGACGACCGTGGCCGTGCGTGATCAGCTCAATCTGTTCGAGGCTCTCGGCTTCTGGGCGAGCGGACGCCAAGGCCTGGTCCCGCGTGAAGAGGTCTATCCGCCGGACATGACGAAAGAAGAAGTGCAGGAGGGCAATCAGGCGGATTTCGAGCAGTCCGAATCCAGCGCCGAACTGGCTGCTCTGCACCATCTCGATCTCCCCGTGTCACTGGCGGTGGCCAGTGTGGCCGAGGACGGCCCCGCTGCAGGCGTGCTGAATGTGGGGGACACGCTGGTGTCGGTCGGCGGCACGCCCGTCGTGACTGCATCGGCCGTTCGTGAGGCCGTCAGTTCCAGAGCGCCGGGCGATTCTCTCGACATCGAGTACGTGCGAGACGGGTCGACGCAGACCAGCGCAGTGGTGCTCGGTGCTCGGCCCGACGATGCATCCCTCGGATACCTCGGAGTCACGCCCGAGGAGCAGCCGGACGTGCCGTTCGACGTGAAGTTCAACCTCGCCGACGTCGGCGGTCCGTCGGCCGGACTGATGTTCAGCCTCGCCGTGGTCGACAAGCTCAGTCCCGGTGAGCTGAGCAACGGTGAGTTCGTCGCGGGCACCGGAACGATCGACGCTGACGGTACCGTCGGGCCGATCGGCGGCATTCCCTACAAGCTGATCGCGGCTCGCGAAGCGGGTGCCACCACATTCCTGGTGCCGGACGCCAACTGTGGTGAAGCCGAACAGAACGTTCCCGACGGACTGCGTCTGGTGCGCGTCGAATCGTTGGACAGTGCTGTCGACGCTCTGCAGGCGATCGGCTCCGGCGGCGACGCGCCGTCCTGCAGCTGA
- a CDS encoding GNAT family N-acetyltransferase, with translation MRIRTSRLDLDEPAVADLDELYAICSDPQSWTHFPSLRHTDPGVTERMVQGWSEQWQRDGLSTWIIRERGSRTVSGYGGCSKRRNAFWNLGYRLHPDAQGNGYAAEMCEIAVECAHRTEPELPIVAYLLEHNVASARVAERAGLELITRGPDVGNPDVDAIRVVYADRALTADQVGAVLSA, from the coding sequence GTGCGAATACGAACCTCGCGTCTCGACCTCGACGAGCCGGCCGTCGCCGATCTCGATGAGTTGTACGCGATCTGCAGCGACCCGCAGTCGTGGACCCACTTTCCGAGCCTGCGGCACACCGATCCCGGCGTGACCGAACGAATGGTGCAGGGCTGGTCGGAGCAGTGGCAACGGGATGGATTGTCCACCTGGATCATTCGTGAGCGCGGCAGCCGCACGGTCAGTGGCTACGGCGGATGTTCGAAGCGCCGCAACGCCTTCTGGAATCTCGGCTATCGCCTCCATCCCGACGCGCAGGGCAACGGGTATGCCGCGGAGATGTGTGAGATCGCAGTCGAGTGCGCGCACCGAACCGAGCCCGAACTGCCGATCGTGGCATACCTGCTCGAACACAATGTCGCGTCGGCGCGGGTGGCCGAACGCGCAGGCCTGGAGTTGATCACCCGCGGACCCGACGTCGGCAATCCGGATGTCGACGCAATTCGCGTGGTGTACGCGGACCGTGCGTTGACGGCAGATCAGGTGGGCGCGGTTCTGTCGGCCTGA
- a CDS encoding putative immunity protein, which produces MILPAVRDPRLITVQRGGLLSEDDYRSLALWAAECAEHVLHLFETVRPVDPRPREAIEATRAWVRGELAMMATRALGGHAMGAARPLVGCSRFAAYAAGQAACVAHVPEHDLGAAAYAIKAARATAPAGRETSAGRKELEWQRDRLPNSVRRLVLEDQKRRSSICWSVFD; this is translated from the coding sequence GTGATTCTTCCCGCCGTCCGAGACCCTCGCCTCATCACCGTGCAGCGCGGCGGACTTCTGTCCGAAGACGACTATCGGAGCCTCGCGCTCTGGGCGGCCGAGTGTGCGGAACACGTCCTCCACTTGTTCGAGACGGTCCGACCCGTCGACCCGCGACCACGCGAGGCGATCGAGGCCACCCGTGCGTGGGTGCGCGGCGAACTCGCGATGATGGCCACCCGCGCCCTCGGTGGCCACGCCATGGGAGCAGCACGGCCGCTCGTCGGTTGCTCTCGCTTCGCCGCGTACGCCGCGGGCCAGGCAGCCTGCGTGGCTCACGTACCCGAACACGACCTCGGAGCAGCCGCCTACGCCATCAAGGCAGCGCGGGCGACTGCACCTGCAGGCCGAGAGACGAGTGCAGGCAGGAAAGAGCTCGAGTGGCAGCGTGACCGGCTTCCGAACAGCGTGCGCCGGCTGGTGTTGGAAGACCAGAAGAGAAGAAGCAGCATCTGTTGGTCCGTGTTCGACTGA